gagaccagcctgaccaatatggtgaaaccccttctgtactaaagatacaaaaattagctgggcatggtgacatgcgcctgtaatcccggctactcaggaggctgaggcaggagaatcgcttgaacccaggaggcggaggttgcagtgagccaagatcacgccattgcactccagcctgggtgacagagcaagactctgtctcaaaaaacaaacaaaacaccaaaaaaaagaGACCTTTCATGAGATGGCCTGCAGCTGGTACTGCATACATGCTTCTCTGGTTGTCATTATCCACAATATAGTGGCTAATGCTCTGAAGCTAGACAGCTTGGATTGCATCTCAACTCTAGTGCTTATAGCTGTTGGACACCAGACAAGTTCCTTAATctcctgtgcttcagtttctcatctgttaaatggggataCAAATAACATGCATTTTGCTGGATTGTTGGAAGCAGTCGATGACTTATTTTATGTTAACCACTTAGAAGGGTGCCTAGCCCACAGTAAGAGCCTTATAAGTGTTGgctattaaaataattgttattattttcagcCTGTCTGTCTTAAGTGTCTCTGAGTGTTACTGTCTGTCTGCATGACGCTAACCTTGAACCCATTTGTCTCTCTGGGCATCTCTCCCTGCCCTGACCCCCTGCCCCCATACACCCACTCTTCCTTGCCCTCCTCCTGGGATGGACTCTCTGGGATGGTCTCACCTCTCTCTAGAACTCCCCTCTGGCATGGCCAGCCTCAGCCCTGGCCGGGGCTGAATTACCGTGGCCTCCTGTCTTGTGGGACCTGCAGGttagcttcccaaggtgctgccCTCTGGCCTGCCCTACCCAACCCCCCAACGCTGCCCACTGTGCCCCCACAGGCCCAGCCAGATGTCAGCTGCAGTTATTAGCCTGGGCGGGAGACACAGGCCTGGCAGCGTGCCTGCCAGACTCACAGGCCTCCGGAATCTCCCTTGAGCCTAGGGCGGGGGAGGGGAGCCATTCAAGcaaggggaagaagggagggggcATTTAGGGGTCACAGGGACCCTCCAAGGACGGGGCGCCCCCAGCTTCTGCTGGGACCTTCCTCCAGCAAGGCCACTGCACTGCTGGActtccccctgcccccacatAGCTCAGTTTCTTTTTCGCCTCTTtcgttttccttctctttcccacaCTTGGTGAGATCTAGGCTGCCCCAGAAAGGCTGTTTAACCCCTATCCCTTAGCCTCTTTCTACCCTAAAGAAGAGACAGGCTCTCTTCATCCTCCAGAAGACAGAGGCCTGGgaagctgagagagagagagactaggcTTCTCACCTCTTGGTCTAGTGGGTTCACACACAAACTGCTCGGAAGTCCCACCTTAAGTCTAACTGGAAGCCTCACCATCTGCACCTCGCCGCAGCCCTTCCCCGGGAAGGGGCTCTGGGTTCCCTTATATTATCCCCTTAGATTTTCAGGTCTTCTCTGACTGGGGGAGGGAAGCCCTCAGATGAAGGAGCCACTCTAGGGAAGGAGGGGGGGCTCCCTCTAGGTATtctggatgatggatggatgggaccCGCAGACTCAAACGAGAGTGGGGCCCCTGACCCACATGAGTGAGTGCGGGGTGTTGGGGAAGGAGCCCCAGACCTCCTGGCAGAAGGGAAGGGCACCCCACCCGAGGGAGGAGGCAGCCGCCGTTCCAGCCCGCCCAGGCGCCGGGGGCGCCTCGAGGCATCGGCCCGCCCTCTCCGCGCCCCGTCGGGCCGGGGGCGAAGTCCGACCCAGGCCCGCGGGCAGGCGGGGACCTGCCGGGCTGGGTTGGGCCATGCCCGGCCTGGCAGGACGCAGCCCCAGagcggcggggcggggcggggctgggcCAGGCGGCCGTGGGGGCCCCGGGGGCGGCGGTCGGGGCTGGTCGGGACTAGCAGTCCGGGGGCCCAGGCGCGCCCTGGGTCCTGGCAGATACTCGGGCTCCCCACTTCTGGCTCTGGGCCCCAGGACAGCGCTGGTCCCACCTCTTCCTGTGCCCTAATATGGGCGGCGGGGAGACACTCCGGGGGCCGCCCCGCCCTCAGTCCTGCCTGCGGACTCCCGCCTGTTGCCATGGCGACCAGGCCCCGCTCCTCGACTGCGTCCCCCGCCGTCGGGCCAATGGAACAGTCCCGTGTTGCCTGCCTCCGCGGTCCCCTGCAGGCGCCGCGGGCGGAACCATTGCTTGAGGGGAGAGGATGGTGGCTGGAGGCTTCCGCGGCTGGGCAGGCTCCACGCACCCGGGCCTCCGCGGGGGCTCGCACGCCCAGGTTCCTCTTCCGAGGCGCAGGATGCGGCGGGACCCAGGGCGGGGCGCACGGTCCCGTAGGATCCAAGTGACGGAGACAGGGCCGGGCTCCTTCCCCCGGGGCTGTTGCCACACTTCCTGCCTCGGCGCTCTTTCCCCAGCCTGTTTCTAAGGAAGGGAGTGGGGTTGGGCGACCGCGCCCCAGCCGTCGGGCTGGGTCCAGGCTCCAGGAGCCGACACGGTGTCGGGCAAAGCCCAGGGTCAATAGGGGAGAGTTTTAGGATGGGGGACAGAGAATACAGATGCCTAGGAGGTTACCCACGAGGGGGAGCACCAGTCGTGGAAGATCCAGCAGTCCTGGTGCGCAGGACCCTCAAAGCCCCCTCCTCGCATGTCAACTGAGTACCCTCTTATTGTCTTCTCTGCTCCGAAGATGTGTCCGGACCCTTCTGACTCTCTCCTTCATCCGGGCTTCGCAGATGACCCCAGTGGTCACCAGTTTCTGGCAGACTTGTCTCCATCTTCTACCCTGCATATTTTACCTGCCTCAGTGTACCGCAGGACGCTTACTCGCTTTCTGCATACCTAGATTTCCCCTAATTCCTCCTTCCCAATTACGGGAGAGCCCTCAGACCTTCCCATGGGCTCCTGGACCCTACTCATTTCTTTCAATTTAATGGGTCGTGCAGCTCCGCCCACTCACCCCTTTTGATCTCTCCCCTCCTCCATCCTGTGAAAATTCCAGTCCCGCATCCTTCTATGCTCGGGACCCCCAGTCAATTCCTGGGTCAGGTGTCTCCTTACCCCTCCCGATTTACCGTGCTTAACCCTCATTCCTGCTTTTTGGGGTCTCCCAATGAATTGTCCTACCCCTCTCGTATTCTGGGTACCTCAGGGGTTTCTTCGCACACCCTGAGATCCTCACCCTACTTGCTGCGTACCAGGTCCTGGTATTTGTCCCAGTGGACTTCAATGAAATCATCCTCCTCCCTGAAACCCCTCACTCATGAGCCTGGGCCCCCAGGCCTCCTTCCATGCGTACCCCGGGGTCCTTTGAGCCCCTCCCCCTGCAGGCCCGCCGAGCCACCCGGCCCGTGGCCGCTGTTTACAAGGACACGCGCTTCCTGACAGTGACGCGAGccgcctcctccccttccccacgCTCGAAGAGGGGGGCGCGGGGGCCCGGCTTCGGCGACGGCCAATCGGAGCGCACTTCCGTGGCTGACTAGCGCGGTATAAAGGCGTGTGGCTCAGGCTGAGCGGCTGGGACCTTGAGAGCGGCCAGGCCAGCTTCGGAGCCAGCAGGCAGCTGGGAGCTGGGGGAAACGACGCCAGGAAAGCTATCGCGCCGGAGAAGGCGACGGGGGCTCGGGAAGCCTGACAGATCTTTTGCGCACAGCTGCCGGCTGGCTGCTCCCCGCCCGCGCCAGCCCCCGAGAACGCGCGACCAGGCACCCAGTCCGGCCACCGCAGCGGAGAGCTCGCCGCTCGCTGCAGCGAGGCCCGGGGCGGCCCCGCAGGGACCCTCCCCAGACCGCCTGGGCCGCCCGGATGTGCACTAAAATGGAACAGCCCTTCTACCACGACGACTCATACACAGCTACGGGATACGGCCGGGCCCCTGGTGGCCTCTCTCTACACGACTACAAACTCCTGAAACCGAGCCTGGCGGTCAACCTGGCCGACCCCTACCGGAGTCTCAAAGCGCCTGGGGCTCGGGGACCCGGCCCAGAGGGCGGCGGTGGCGGCAGCTACTTTTCTGGTCAGGGCTCGGACACCGGCGCGTCTCTCAAGCTCGCCTCTTCGGAGCTGGAACGCCTGATCGTCCCCAACAGCAACGGCGTGATCACGACGACGCCTACACCCCCGGGACAGTACTTTTACCCCCGCGGGGGTGGCAGCGGTGGAGGTGCGGGGGGCGCAGGGGGCGGCGTCACCGAGGAGCAGGAGGGCTTCGCCGACGGCTTTGTCAAAGCCCTGGACGATCTGCACAAGATGAACCACGTGACACCCCCCAACGTGTCCCTGGGCGCTAGCGGGGGGCCCCCGGCTGGGCCCGGGGGCGTCTACGCCGGCCCGGAGCCACCTCCCGTTTACACCAACCTCAGCAGCTACTCCCCAGCCTCTGCGTCCTCGGGAGGCGCCGGGGCTGCCGTCGGGACCGGGAGCTCATACCCGACGGCCACCATCAGCTACCTCCCACACGCGCCACCCTTCGCCGGTGGCCACCCGGCGCAGCTGGGCTTGGGCCGCAGCGCCTCCACCTTTAAGGAGGAACCGCAGACCGTGCCGGAGGCGCGCAGCCGGGACGCCACGCCGCCGGTGTCCCCCATCAACATGGAAGACCAAGAGCGCATCAAAGTGGAGCGCAAGCGGCTGCGGAACCGGCTGGCGGCCACCAAGTGCCGGAAGCGGAAGCTGGAGCGCATCGCGCGCCTGGAGGACAAGGTGAAGACGCTCAAGGCCGAGAACGCGGGGCTGTCGAGTACCGCCGGCCTCCTCCGGGAGCAGGTGGCCCAGCTCAAACAGAAGGTCATGACCCACGTCAGCAACGGCTGTCAGCTGCTGCTTGGGGTCAAGGGACACGCCTTCTGAGCGCCCCCTGTCCCCTTACGGACACCCCCTCGCTTGGACGGCTGGGCGCACGTCTCCCACTGGGGTCCAGGGAGCAGGCGGTGGGCACCCACCCTGGGACCTGGGGGCGCCGCAAACCACACTGAACTCCCGCCCTGCGCCCAGTCCTTCCACCTCGACGTTTACAAGCCCCCCCTTCcacatttttttgtatgttttttttctgCTGGAAACAGACTCGATTCATATTGAatataatatatttgtgtatttaacagggaggggaggagggggcgaTCGCGGCGGAGCTGGCCCCGCCGCCCGGTACTCAAGCCCGCGGGGACATTGGGAAGGGGACCCCcgccccctgccctcccctctctgCAACGTACTGTGGAAAAGAAACACGCACTTAGTCTCTAAAGAGTTTATTTTAAGacgtgtttgtgtttgtgtgtgtgtttgttctttttattgaatctatttaagtaaaaaaaaatttgttctttattaatttctgttgtctttttttccAAGCTGGGAGGGcggagggaaaaaaaagcactGGTGTGCCCCCAGCTCAGTGCTGTTGGTGGCTCGGTCCTGTATGTGTCCCCCTCGTCGGCTCTGCGCAGGCATCTTGTGGTCCCAACCCGGGAGTCCCACCCTTCCCGCGTCCCCAGATCTCCAGGGTTGGATGGTTGGGGCGCGGGACACAGTCCAGGGACACAGTAGCTGAAGGCAGGGCGCTGGGGGCGAGACGCGGAGCGCGCAGGCGCGGCCCCGCCCAGCAGTGCGCGCCGGGGCTTTCCCCGCTGACGCAGCGGAAGCGCTGCCCATACAAGGACCGATTCTGCCCAGTGACGCGACCGCGGTCTCTGGGCAGATTCCGGGAATCCCCTCCCCCGCTCTGCCGGGCAGGGCCGCAGCGCCGGGAAGGGGGCCGGGATTTTCCCGGGCAGGCGGCTGCCCGGGCACGGAAAGCCCCAGGCCTGGGTCCAGAGGGCCCGCGGTGGGCGGGCAGCGCTCCTGGGCCCCGGGAGCCACCTCTGTGCTACCTTCAAGACACTGGCGCCTGGGCCCCGCCGCGCCCACGCCCCCTCCGTCTGACCTGACCGGGGCAGAGGGTTGCTGCTGCTTCGGCGGCTTTGCCGACAccctcccctctacccccacCCCCGCCAGGAAGGGCGGCGCCCGCCTGCCAGCTTCCCCTCCCGGGTGCCAGGCCAGGAGCGGGGCGACTGCCAGGTCTGGTCCTGCCGGGGCGGCTGCTCGGGCCGCTGGGCGCCGCCACCGCCCTCGCGCTGGGCTCCCTCCCGCGCAGCTGGGAcacttgggggtgggggtgccgGTGCGGGTGCTGCTGGCACGCCTGGAGGGAGTCTGGCCGGCTTCGGGGCTGTAAGCCCCCAGAGCAGTGGAGAAAAACAGGTAGAGAAACTAGACAGGCAGTAAGGTGAGTGGAACAGACACTTCATCAATTCATTTGTGCAATACCTAGAACAACTAGACCCTGGAGACACAGCCTGGACCCCTCCAGACaagacaataaataaacaagcaagcaTGGTTCTTCAGAGGTGGTGGTAAGCGCTagtaagagggaaaaaaaaaaaaccacacacacacacacacacacacacacaggtcaaGGTGGCAGTGATGGGGCAGAGAGGAAAGTTGCTTTGTAAAATGGAGTGGGAACATGGACCTTTAACGGGgcgactttttcttttttgtgttttagagaccggtcttgccctgttgcccaggttggagtgcagtggtgcaatcatagctaactgcagcctagaccttctgtgctcaagcagttcctcccacttcagcttcccaactagctagtacaggcacacaccactgtgcctggctaattttgtttacttttgtagagatggggtctgctatgttgccctggctggtctggaactcctgggtcaagcagtcctcctgccttggcctttcaaagcactgggattccaggcgtgagccaccgggcttGTCTCTcagtgactttttctttttctttttttttttttgagacagattcttgctctgtcacccagactggagtgcagtggtgtgctcttggctcactgcaacctctgccttttgggttcaagcaattctcctaccttagcctcccaagtagctgggattataggtgcctgccaccatgcccggctaattttgtatctttagtagagacggggttttggcacgtttgccaggctggtcttgaactcttgacctgaggtcatctgccagcctcggcctccaaagtgctaggattacaggtgtgagccatcgtgcgtGGCTGTGACTTTTCAACAGATTTGAAGAAGTGGGGTCCTGAGAAAATCCTGGGTAATAACAGCATCAGAGGtaacaggttttgtttgtttgtttgtttttgagatggagtctccctctgtcacccaggctggagtgcagtggctcgatttcagtttactgcaacctccacccacaggattcaagcgattctcctgcctcagcctcccaagtagctgggtctacaggtgtgcatcatcatgccaggctaatttttatttttatatttttagtagagagggtttaatcatgttggccaggctggtctcaaacccctgacctcaggtgatccgcctgccttggtctcccaaagtgctgggattaccagtgtgagccatcCCGCTCAGCTGAGAGCAGCTCTTAAATGGCAAAATTTTTGTAGCCAGGTGAGCCTGTGAAAGAACAGCAGGAAGCCAGCGTGTCTGTAATTTGAGTGAACCACAACAGGGCAGATATTTAGGGAGACTGAGCAGGGGCCTTGGGGAGGAGTGTAGATTAAATTCCAAGGGCGATGAGTGACCCTTAGAGGGTATTAGGTGGGTACCAGCATTAATAGTGGATCCATGGATTAAATGAGCATATTAGCCCTGTTCTGTAGGAGGAAATTGGGGCATAGAGTAACAAAACTACTTGCCTGAACGCACACAATATTAAACTGCACCCCTGGGAACCCTGCCTTGCTGCTAATACCTGCCTCCTAGCCTAACtgccaccctcccaccccagggGCAGACAGGCAATCTTTCCAGCCTGGGGTGGGGCAGAGCTCACAGCAGGGACTCTGCACTCTGCACGTAGCTCAGGCTCTCATTCTTGGTTCTGCTCTTAAGACTGGGTCCCCACCCTCTTCCCCATAAGACTAGACTGGGCTGGGTTCCTTCCGGCTCGAGGAAGCCATCTTAGGAACTAGGAACTGGTCCCCACACAGGGGTCTCGGCCCCCAGCTTCACATAACTCATCACCTACAACTTTTACCACGTGCATAGTGATCTGGGTTTGCAGTCCTATTTTACTGTTGAAGAGACCCAGAGACGATCACAGCTCTTAAATGGTATTTGAACCCGGGCTGGCTGGTGACAAAATGTGGGCGCTGCCTTGTATGGCCAGATTTCTGGATGTAGGGCATCCTGGGATTTGCAAGGGACAGAGGTATGCCCTACTCCTCGGAAACCGCCTTGAGCGCAAGGAAGAAAAGAGCAGGCACTGAGCATGTGATAAGACCGCCACCGTGTGGCGAAGATGAGCAACCACAGGGTCAGTTTCCCAAGCCTGAGCCTGGAGAAGGGAGGGTGTTGCAGGGGAGGACGAAAGGAGAGAGCACATCAACACAGATTTACACCTGTCCCTAATACTTTATTGGTCACCTCTAGGCCTGTGTGCGGCTAGGTGGGCTCGGGGGAGGGCGTCACTATTCAGCTCCTAGGTGGAGGCATGAGAAGGCCTTGGCCTAGCCCTCCAGGGTCCCAGACTGTAGGGTTTGGAGGGGCAGGTCTGGCCTTTCTTGGGTCAGCACAGGGCACCCAGGTGGGGGCACAGGTGGACACCCAGCACAGGCACCTAGGTAGGGGCACAAGCTTACTATCCGTTGGCTAGCCTAATTGTGTTTGGAGAAATATTCCTTGCTGTCATCCACGTTGGGCTTAATCGTGTCACTGCCAGGCTTCCAGCCAGCGGGACAAACTGTGGGAAGACACAAGGATGCGCATGAAAGCTACAGCCCCAGGTTCAAGGTGAAGCAAACAAGGGCCtgtgttgcagaagaaaatgcTGTAAGTGGTTCAGGCCCAGGAATGTGGATATTAAGAGAAGCCCTccagccgggcgctgtggctcacgcctgtaatcccagcactttggtgggcggatcacgaggtcaggagaccgagaccatcctggctaacacagtgaaaccctgtctctactaaaaatacaaaaaaaaaattagccgggcgtggcggcaggtgcctgtagtcccagctactcaggaggctgaggcaggagaatggcgtgaacccgggagacagagcttg
The sequence above is a segment of the Macaca nemestrina isolate mMacNem1 chromosome 20, mMacNem.hap1, whole genome shotgun sequence genome. Coding sequences within it:
- the LOC105466033 gene encoding transcription factor JunB, with protein sequence MCTKMEQPFYHDDSYTATGYGRAPGGLSLHDYKLLKPSLAVNLADPYRSLKAPGARGPGPEGGGGGSYFSGQGSDTGASLKLASSELERLIVPNSNGVITTTPTPPGQYFYPRGGGSGGGAGGAGGGVTEEQEGFADGFVKALDDLHKMNHVTPPNVSLGASGGPPAGPGGVYAGPEPPPVYTNLSSYSPASASSGGAGAAVGTGSSYPTATISYLPHAPPFAGGHPAQLGLGRSASTFKEEPQTVPEARSRDATPPVSPINMEDQERIKVERKRLRNRLAATKCRKRKLERIARLEDKVKTLKAENAGLSSTAGLLREQVAQLKQKVMTHVSNGCQLLLGVKGHAF